Genomic segment of Deltaproteobacteria bacterium:
CACCGAGTTTATGTCTCTGAAAATCTATAGTCCTGTATTTACGCTTGTGCCCACCACCTCTGTGCCTGGCAGTCATTCTCCCGCAGGAGTTTCTGCCGCCGCTGCGCTTGAGGGACTCAACCAGCGATTTCTCAGGGGCCTTATCACTAATTTCGCGGTCCACCAATACGGTCATGCCGCGCCTGGCCGGAGATGTCGGTTTGTATTTTTTAATCGGCATTATACACCTTCAAAGAACTCGATACTTTCCCCGGGATACAGCCTTACAACGGCTTTTTTAAAACTTGGGCGTTTACCTGTAAATCGACCGACTCTCTTGGGCTTTCCTTTGACCTTGATGGTCTGAACAGACAGGACTTTCACTTTAAAGATCTTCTCCACTGCAGTCTTTATCTCGATTTTATTTGCCTTTTGGTCCACCTTGAAGGCCAACTGGTTTGCCATTTCTTTCTGTAAGGTGGCCTTCTCGGTAATCAGCGGGACCTTTATCACCGAATACAGTTCCTTCATGGCTGCAGCCTCTCCTCGATCACTCCGACAGCCGGTTCCTTGATTATCACATATTCGTATTTTAACAAATCATACACATTAATACCTCTCAAGGGCAGAATCTTGACATTGGGAATATTACGCGAGGACAGTTCCAATATCTGATCCGGTGTGTCGGTTACTATTACGGCCTTCTGTATATCAAAACGGTCAAGCAGGCGCTTCATATCTTTGGTTTTTATTTGCTCCAGGCCAAAATCCCTGAGGACCAGGAGACGATCACCCTCGATCTTTGTGCTTAACGCCATCCTCAGCGCCAAGC
This window contains:
- a CDS encoding 50S ribosomal protein L23; the protein is MKELYSVIKVPLITEKATLQKEMANQLAFKVDQKANKIEIKTAVEKIFKVKVLSVQTIKVKGKPKRVGRFTGKRPSFKKAVVRLYPGESIEFFEGV